The DNA region CCTGGGGCCACACCTTTTCATTCTTTATAGAAATGATATCCATCAATAAGTGTCTAATgctaattttcacttttatgttGATGACACTAATCTATTGCTCAGCCCCTATTCCAAACTAAGCACTTTCTCAGTTACAACTTGCTTTTAATACTGTttgacaatgatctgaaactcGTTTTAAATGCGGATAAAACTAAAGTCATGCTCTTGTCAAATGCTAAATCTAAACCACTGAGCCTGTGATCACCTCTTCTCAAGGTTCACAGATCAGGTTTGTCTGATTTTATAGATATTTTGGCATTCAGCAGCTGGTTAAAACTGAAACTGGGTTTTTATTTGAGAATCAAATCCTGCCTTTCGTTTGAGCCTAAGATGACTGgttgctgccacttttatgccagtgttggattatggtgatgttttgtacatgcatgttttgtctcAGAGTTTGCTCTAGACACCGTGTATCGTGGAGATTTGATGTTCATCACTAACTTTAAATCCAGCCATCATCATTGTTTTTGGATGAACGTGCAGGATGGTCTGCTTTGTCTTCACGCAGACGTAAACACTGGTATTCTTATCTACAAAGCTATTCTTGGTCTTCTACCTTCCTACCTTCTGACTTACATCAGTCTGAAGAACTGCTGCTCCCTTTTCCTGGAATGATGTACAGAAAGACCTCAAATTTAGTGAGCTGGTCTTATTGGAAACCTTTAAGAGGAAGTTGGTTGACTCAGGCAGTAAGATCTGTCTGCAGATGTTTTGAATGATGTGTTTTGATTGTAGTGGATTTTAACAAATActtgctgtttttcttcttaatgTACTGGTGTTTGACGTTTTATCTGTATGACTACTCGTTGTTTGTGTGTAActttgactgtgctgctgcctaccttggccaggacactttttaaaaagatttttgatCTCAATAAGGTTTTgctggttaaataaaagttaaataaaaaagaaaaactacttGACTTGACAATAGTAAATCAAGTCATTTTCCCTTCACTTTCTCACCGAAAATCAAGCAATATTGACCGCATCATCGACCTGaaactaacttatttgtttggCCAATAATTGGAGCTGATATATGCCGATGTTTCTAACCAAAATAAGGGTTGTAAATATCGGATATCAGGGAGTATCAATAACCCTAAACATTACACTTGACTTTtacattttgctgttttgactttttaagatttctttAGATCTTTGCTGGGACGGGTTAGCGTGTTGTTGTTGAGTtcttaaagctttaaaacaaaatccaaCAACTTTTGTTTATCGTGTCTTGTTTTATACTTTTCTGATCAGGGCtttctctgtcctcctctcccACAGGTGACATGTCAAGGTCAGACTACCCTCCAGGGTACGATGACTCCCGGGGCCCACTATACCAGCCTCAGGGTGGAAATTACCCACAACCCCCAGCATATGGCTTCCCTTCCTATGGTGGTCCACAACCAGGCCAGCCAGCTGCACCTTACCCCACTGGTCCAAATGCCCCCCTGTACCCAGGCCAGCCTGGACCATACCCAGGCCAGCCCGGCCCGTACCCAGGACAGCCTGGCCCATACCCAGGACAGCCTCATCCTGGCGCTGGCTACCCACAACCCCCTCCTATGCCGCCCGTCGTCCCACCGACCATCCCGTCAGACGTCCTGAGCTCTGGTAAGACTCAGACTGCTACTGAGTGTCTGTGACTGATGAAGTTTGGCTTCTTTGGGATgaaactttaatgtgtttttaaaattctaaaattaCACGACAAAACAGTGAGAAAAACTCTGGTTTTACTGCAATGATTAAACTTGAACAATGCTCCTGATGAAATGATTCTactttgagtttaaaaaaatatacccATAAAACAAcgcatctttaaaaaatgtaggaaatATGTGGCGGCTTATTTCAGCCTTGAATTATAGAGAACATAGTTAACACTCACATCCGTATCGTACAAATATGTCACCAGGCAGAAGGTTAACTTTCCTTAGCGTAACATAAAACTTGGAAACAGAGAAATGACTGGCTTTGGTTCTGTCCAgggcttttaaaatgtgagagTTCTCGattcaaaacaagaattaaACTGTGGAGTTGGGCAGATCTGGGCAGCACTGGTCTAGACTGGTCATACTGTGTTATTGTATTGGTTTAAGAACGTACCGTGCACTTAAAAAGAATATTAAATGTCCAAGATAATGCAgcttttagcctttatttaaagtgttttatctgctcattacaaaaatgtaaatacacaGAGGAAAACCTTagacaaagatgaaaaaagtgtgcttaaattgcaaaataatttaatataaaTAACATTTGCAAGCTTAGGCAAGatattttttcatcagaaaCTTGCTTGTGGAAAAATAATGTGATCATAAACCTAAAGCCTGGACTGTTAATCACGCTGTAGTAGCTCAAgtctgtaaaaatgaaacagatgaTGGatcttgttgttttattgtctgttaaTTATAGGCTAGCAGATCCCTGAAGTGACAGTCAGCAgctgttgccttttttttttacttatttcagCTCTGAGTGGAGGTTAATCATCTGACTTTGAGCATTTGACTTGTAAAGTGCCTCACTTTTGTTTGGCACTTAGAATACTGAATGGCTTGTGCATCTTCTTACCCAGCTACTGTAGAGTCCACAGCCTGTTCTAACACTTTTCCTCTGTAAAACAGGAGCAGGCTGAGTGTCTTGCAGCTCCAGCTGATGTTGAGAGCAGGGGTGGAAattaactaattacatttactcagattactatAGTTGAGTATTTTTTTggtacttgtacttttctgattacattttgaaatcagtacttttacttctactaaaGTAAGTTTTAACAGTAACTCCTCGAGTACAATACTATagtactttttccatctctcttGACTTCACAGAagcacatagagagagaatgattccacattacatcccaaaaacagcagaaactgaGCGCTAATATCTCAGGGTTAACCACTtaagagttgattttaactccatcCTGAGTGAAActgtcttcagtgttggagttatttgacagtgttgatccatcaGTGTTAGCTCAACTCTTTAGAGTCAATTAATCAAAGCTTCACACACTGTCATCTAGGGATCCTTATTGATCCGAGTCCTTAGTGATACCACTATCgatacttttctatagtttggtggaaagacaaaatgaaggcaaatatttaaactacaagtggtcttagctgagtagtgctaaagttaaaaaactatgattcagtctgtcacatctattctGTGTCCctcacatgcaaacacatgcttcttattcacaactgtatttattgaagtcaAACACTaaacatatagaatacagtcatctaatttactgaggttacctgaatgcatcatattttctgttttttagctCGTCAAGTTTGTAACTTACCTTTAATTCTGCAGATCCCACCCCAGAtttctataataataataataataatatcttgaatttatatagcgcctttcaagaaacccaaggacgctttacaggaacacatatacatggacaaactatgtgagggtaggatgagtgtaaggggtggtttagtgaagactgtagactgtggtgaacaggtggtgcttgagacgttttttgaaaatgtccagagatggagcgctacgaatgtctgcaggaagagtgttccagagggtgggagctgcagcactgaaggctctgtctccataggttcggagtttggttttgggcatggaaagtaggctgGTGTCTGAAGAttgaaggttgcgggatggtgtgtatggatggaggagatcagaaaggtactggggagccagagcatggagagatttgtatgtgaggaggaggactttgtagttgatactacactagattaatatttttaacaaacaggacatGCTACAAAATTTGGGAGCcctttcagctttttttttttccgagcagttgaagaagaaaactgtcctgaagtaGCTGAAGAGCATGATATGAGTGCGTATTACTCACAGCAAAGGCAGATATGATTGCATGTGACATGTAGGTGGAGTCTTTTTTATCTcaagctgacagttgaaggtaccacattctggtttaatgtgatgcacaGTGCTGGTGTGCTTTCAGTTTATGTTCTCTTTGCAAGAACTGATGTAATTTTTCACACCAGGTATATCTTAAAATGATGTTacatcacagagcctgtgagactcgacAGCAGTATCGATAAGCCAGAACATTATTCATTTTTGGGTATTTTGGGGAAACACACAGAACCAGGTCCATCCAGACCCAGCTTTAGATCCCCATCCCCACTGCCATCTCAAATCTGGGGGCATTTATGGGCAGaattccccatcatgcccttgggcagagtgtttagatgcctttttgtatgttttaagtCGTGTTTGGACGTTGCCTGATGTACAGAgatgctgggattcctttgcttgtttttcaggtgGAATATTGttgatatttcagtatttttatgctttaaaaatactgaaataaccctttaaataaatctgattggttgaaaaatatttgaaatttgggttgcaatttcTTATTTAGGAGTTGATTGTGGGTCCTGATGCTcaaccatttgagaaccactgggctaGAAAATATTGATTTGGGAGCAGATTGAATTGATTCAGATTTCTAGACGTTGATATTTGTGATTCtaacataaatgtatttttttccagcaCCTTTACTTGTTTTCTTGAGTCATTGATAATATCATGCGGTTGCTTGATTTTTCACAATGATCAGACTATTTTTGTTTACCTGATTGCTAAAGAGCTATacatcacaaaaaaaacaagcccTATTATATTGAGAGGATAAGTTATGATGGGAAAGTCAGCAAATTTATCTCTTGGCAGcatgaaaaatgaataataGTACTTAAACAACCAGCAATGACTGATAAGGTGAGTCAAAATGTTATGCAAAAGGCATCAAACATGGTGACACAGggtaaaagacaataaaaatgacatttaaagatcATAAACAAacctttaaaggtcaaacaGTTACATCAGaagctaaaaaataaacagttcagGAATACAAACACAGAAGTTTCTGCGCATTGTTTTATAGTTAAAGTAGGTGTAATGATTGTTTAGttaaactaataaactaaataaattaACTCTGTATTAGACCACTATAGAGAACCACTAAAAGTGTTTTATATGTTGAACCATAGCTAAAAAGTCTTAGTTGTTTGCAGGTTTCCTCAGCCCTGATAAGTGACTGAAAACATGCTCCCTTTATCTCTCTGTGGTCACTTTTCTCATATCTCTGTTCTGCTGATTTCACAGGTGACGAGTTTGCTGCGAGCGGTAGCGGCTGGGACAGTATGAGCATTCGACACACCTTCATCAGGAAGGTAAAACAAACAGAGTCATAACAAACACAGGGGATGAACATTTTCCATCTCATGATGGGGCACACAGATAATGTTTTATAACTGTTAAATCCGCTGTTTTAAACTCAGATGGCTGCcaggtgtttttatttacatgttaaaCACTAAACAAAGTTTCTCTTTGTCTGcttgtgtgtttcaggtgtaTATGATTTTAGCGGCTCAGCTCCTCCTCACCACAGCCATCGttgctgttttcacatttgtgTGAGTCATCATAGTGTGTTTTAAGTGTCTATAGTGGGGCCAGGCAATATATTGAGTCTTAAAGATATACTTTATAATGTTGTATGGTGCTGTTGGAAAagtgcaaaatgcagtttttaatatagttttatttattaagggacaAAACCCATCCAGACCAACCTGGCCCTATGAGAAAAATGAACTCCACACACCCACactgttaaatcatgaattaaatgttattaaccagaattttttgaaaagctgagttcagtttcactagccacaccaaGCCACTGTCAGACCAGTTGAATCAAAAATCACATAagtagaacctgtctgacaaagtgaggTAGGGTACaggatctcaaaaagaaacgcacCAGgccaccatctaaagaaattcaagaacacgAGGAACAAAGACATTGACAAtgatcagtctggaaagggttacaaagccatttttaaggcttttagACTCCAGGAACCAccgtgagagccattatccacaaatggagaaaactgaaaacagtagtgaaccttcccagaagtggctggcctaccaaaattactccaagagtgcaacaacgacTTATCCAGGAGGCCActaaagaacccagaacaacatttaaagacttgcaggcctcactggcctcagttaaggtcactGTTTGTGATTCAAcgataagaaagacactgggcaaaaattgcatccatgggagagttcctaggccaaaaccactgctgacaaaaaagagcaaaaatgctcctctcacatttgaccaaaaacatcttgatgatacCCAAAACTCTGGGGAAAATATTCAGTgaactgatgagacaaaagttgaactttttggacaGTGTTTGTCCTGTGACATCTTGAgtaaactaacacagcatttcataaaagaaCATCACACCctagtcaaacatggtggtggtactGTGATGGTCTGGAGCTGCTTTACTGTTACAGGACCTGGATCACCTGTTGTAATTGATTGAACCATGAATTATGCTCTCTACATGACAGTAAATGTCCAGACATCATTTTGGGACTTCAAGCTCAAGACCACTTGGGTTACGCAGCAGGACAATGTTCCGAACAGCAAGTCCATCTCTGagtggcttaaaaaaacaaaacaaaatgaaggtttggAGTGGCCTATTCtaagtctggacttagatctgactgagatgctgtagcatgaccttaaacaggccatttACGCTTGAAAACTCTCCAGTGTGggtgaattaaaacaattctgcaaagaaaagtggGCCAAAACTCTTTCACATAGATATGAAAGACTCATTGTCTGTTGCAGAAAACGCttgtttgcagttgttgctgccaaggatgaaACATGCAGTTCTTAGGTTTAgtgggcaattactttttcacgcAGActcaggtaggtttggatggcttttgtccctaataaatgaaataatcatttaaaaactccATTTTTGTTtgctcaggttatctttgtcttcatatatttttgatgatttgaaacatttaagtgtgacaaatatgcaaaagcaCAGTTAATCAGATTGGGGCCAGTACttcttcacagcactgtagatTTTGGTTCTAGTTCAGTCATTTTATATGTACATGCAGCAGGCCGTTATATAGAGTGCATGTATCCCATTTGGCCTCtgctgatttgatttaaaactgactttgtctttGTTCTGTGTGCCACACTGTAactctgcctctgtttctcacagCCAGCCTGTCAGATACTTCGTGCAGAGAAACCAAGCCATCTACTGGGCGTCATAGTAAGTCTGATAACGTAGTGATTCCAGTACTTCTAAGATATGCAGTTTTGTATCAagagaaattaaattaattaatataAATTCTTtatatttgtgtgtttcagtgCAGTGTATTTCATCACCCACATGGTGCTGGTCTGCTGTAAGGGGCCCAGGTGAGTGCTTGAGTTTTTTTAAGTATTGAAAAAAGTGTCCTCAGAGTGTGAGGTTTCAAAATTTTCATTAACTTTCAATATCTTGTGTTTCAGAATaacaatatatatattattttagtcTGTGCTGATATCAGAAAGTACCTGAGCTTTATGAAATGTTCAGATCTTGAGTCTTATTTTAGCCAAAATCTTCAAGCAAAAGAGTGAGAGCAGTGGGAGCCTGGTCAAATTAACATTCACTCATTGAATTATAAGTCATGAGCTAGATGGATTATTTAAAACTGGTCAAGGCTTTTTTGGGGGGAACAACTGAAGACCTATTGTAAGTTAGACAGCGTGCAGGAGTTTGGTTACTGAATCAAGAAATAAACCAACACTGGGTAACTAGGATATTGAAACAGCTATCAATGTAACTGAtgaattttttatgtttctggtgTCTTGACAACTTTTGAGAGTgttaataaatgtgtttttttttttttcttgttcctgCTCTTTTGCAGGAGGAAACATCCATGGAACATTATTCTGCTGTTCATCTTTGTAAGTCTCATCATTTCTGGCTGATTTGTGGGTTTTAGCATCAATTTGGGGTTTCCACCAGTAAGATTCCTTCCCTGCATGTCTTCACTCTGAATGACAAATCTAGAACAAAAAGTCAGCACCTGCacagaaatatttcagtttcacttttttacaACTGGAGACTGAGGGCCTCTCCAGATTAATACAGTCAAGGGCCCTTACAgactgatcaaacacacatttatgtACGGAAATGTTTCAGTTTGACATTGATTAGAAAATTTAATGATcctaatgtgtttttttaaacaaatatctaATTAAATAATATCACatgttgattttaaaactatttcagaAGAGCCGAactgtttttaatcagttttaagGACTCATTTGTAGGTGCTAAATTTTGCCTGAAAGCTGCAGATAAACtcctttaacatgttttttttctcccttaatTATGCCAATGTACAACTCTGCTTCCTGGACTTACGTAATTTTTCAAAGCACTGAAATTCTtagttttaagattttaaactttataaCTTTTTAGCTGAGACTCGATATCAAGTCTCACAGGTTCAGTGATGTTGGACCACATTTCCTgttaaacaagagcaaagagccgcACTGGAAGACATCTTGGCAGAGAATCTGTTTTTGCATGTCACCAGACCAGTCTTGGCTTCAGCTTTATTTACAGAGAAGCTGATTAACAGTCTACAGGAgcagtagcctgtcagctcaagagtagcACATGCGTACAACGTAATGTTGtgttgttactctgattggcccgtcatgagtacattcctccaatcaccttctgagaattttttttaaaagcactgctCTTCCCAAATGCTTTTTATAGGAGCTTTcacagataaatgtgaaatatattcatgcagtggagatatgaaacagtctatctggtgtgtcaggttaattatTGTCACCTTTCTGCTCATATTTCTGTCCAACTCTTTGTATAGCTTTTTAATGAATAGTTTAAAAtttgtcttgtattttttgaaaagcaaaatgaatgtttttctttcatatttttattgtttacagACTCTGGCTTTGTCCTACATGACAGGATCCATTTCCaggtaaagaaaacaaaactagTTTTGCATTAAAGATACTATGAAATGTTTTCCCATTGGCCTGACGCTGTTCTGTACTTTGTTTTTAGTTTCTATGACACAAAAGCAGTGTTCCTTGCTCTGGGCATCACCGCTGTCGTCTGCATCGCTGTCACCGTCTTTTGCTTCCAGACAAAGGTAGACTGTGTGTTAGAGAGAGAGCACTGACAAAGGCTGTAGTGTATTTGTTTATTCAAATGTGGATCCTTATGTTTCCATGGTCTCCTCTTCCAGGTGGACTTCACTAAGTGTCAGGGCCTTTTCTGTGTCCTGGGGATCGTAGTTTTTGTGACTGGCATCATTTCTGCCATTGTGCTATCCTTCAAATATGTGAGTTTGATCTGCTTTCAGTCAAAAGTTGTTTAATGTGTCATATTTTTACTAGTGCCTGACTTAAATGAGGTTATTTTGTTGCAGATTCTGTGGCTTCACATGCTTTATGCAGCCATAGGAGCCATAGCCTTCACCTTGGTGagtgtttttgctcttgttgAGTCACTCTGTCTATCTTTGAACACTTTTCACAGTGTTGTTCTGGGtgttttttggtgttttgtAGTTCCTGGCGTACCACACACAGCTACTGATAGGAAACAGGAAACACTCTATCAGTCCAGAGGAGTACGTCTTTGCGGCGCTGTCTATCTACGTCGACATCGTCCAgatcttcctcttcctgctgcAGATCATTGGAGCTTCAACCAAATAAAGCCACCAAAGTGACCGCAATGACCTGAGGTCGATGGGCACAGAATCGTTCCCTGTTTTTAAAAGCTTCGCTTTGTTTGGGGTCAGAATCAGAATACATTTATAAGCACTCCAGGTTAATATCTAAGGGCTGAAGGATATTCTGTCAGAGTGTAGGTCAATCCTATGCACAAACCAATGCACTTTTTCTGAAGTCAATATTTGTCTATATCTGCATTTGCAGCTTACCAGTGGTTATTAAGGAATATTACTAATGCTATAATATACATAATGCTAATATCTATCATCACTGGAACGTAGCATTTATTCACTCTGAAAGTGTCTGAACATTTTcttctgcatgtaaacatactgaaacATAAACCAGGTCCTGTATTCATGTTGAACATGTGAGCAGTTCTGTTCACTCTGGTGCAAAATTTACCAGTAGGGTCGGGTGGGCTCTAAAACTATGAGTGGTTTACATTACCAGGGCTAATCGAGATATCCATACtggtggatttttttaattctattttttacAAGCTGCTTGTGTTCTGTCACTTCAGAGCgtggaaatgtttgatttattagaGCAAGAATCTTTAATATTTGTCTCTATATATGAGGcatttcctttaaattttaattgGTGGTTTCTTAAAGAAATACAGTGCTGTGCAAAAGCCTCAGGCCATTATTTGTAGTTgttgttttatctgttttattttaggtCATTCTGCTGTCTGAATGGTTTTATTAATGGGCATGACAACAAAAATTGAATGGAGATTGTGtggacaaagaaagaaagaaaagaaagatggCTTCAAGATTACagaataaaactaaaagagTCAATCTAAAACAGTTCAGGATGTGGTAAATGCAAAGGGAAGCCACACTTGAGTACTGAATTTTCTGCTAAAGATtgtcctttttaattttgttaaatatttcctATACTGATAATTGTATCTTATATGCagattattgtattgtattgtagaGCAATTGCTTAatataaatacacaaaacaaagcaaatagTGCCTAGAGACCTGCACAATACTGTAGTTGTACACTACAATTTTTTCACAGTATATCGGTCAAACATAGCAAGAAAAAGCGTGATTCTCTGTATGTTATACTAGTTGGTTATAAATATATCAACTCCAATATTATGCATGTTTTCAAGAAAAACTTGGTTAGTTTTGGAAAATAGTTCTATATTCAAAACCCAACGTTGTGTAATGAAGAGTGTTAATGTGGCTAAACCCTGA from Cheilinus undulatus linkage group 13, ASM1832078v1, whole genome shotgun sequence includes:
- the tmbim1a gene encoding transmembrane BAX inhibitor motif containing 1a; translated protein: MSRSDYPPGYDDSRGPLYQPQGGNYPQPPAYGFPSYGGPQPGQPAAPYPTGPNAPLYPGQPGPYPGQPGPYPGQPGPYPGQPHPGAGYPQPPPMPPVVPPTIPSDVLSSGDEFAASGSGWDSMSIRHTFIRKVYMILAAQLLLTTAIVAVFTFVQPVRYFVQRNQAIYWASYAVYFITHMVLVCCKGPRRKHPWNIILLFIFTLALSYMTGSISSFYDTKAVFLALGITAVVCIAVTVFCFQTKVDFTKCQGLFCVLGIVVFVTGIISAIVLSFKYILWLHMLYAAIGAIAFTLFLAYHTQLLIGNRKHSISPEEYVFAALSIYVDIVQIFLFLLQIIGASTK